From Stenotrophomonas maltophilia, a single genomic window includes:
- the pstS gene encoding phosphate ABC transporter substrate-binding protein PstS, producing the protein MKLHSAGLAALSLAIALGLSACGGDKQAAQQPAADGAAAPAAAGAKVTAEVSGAGASFIFPLVSKWSADYNASTGAKINYQSIGSGGGIAQIKAGTVDFGSSDKPLSSEELGQAGLAQFPSAIGGVVPVVNIEGLEGGKLRLSGALLADIFLGKVKTWNDPAIVAANPGVKLPDGKITLVHRSDGSGTTFNFSNYLSKVSPDWKAKVGEGTSVQWPDGVGGKGNEGVASYVKQIKGSIGYVELAYALQNGMPYTAMQNAAGNWVEPSAETFAAAAASADWASAKDFNLVITNAPGDQAWPITATNFMLMQKQPKDAKRNQDTLAFFKWAFENGQAQANELHYVPLPAELVKQIEAYWATDLK; encoded by the coding sequence ATGAAACTGCACTCGGCCGGCCTTGCCGCCCTTTCCCTGGCCATCGCCCTGGGCCTGTCGGCCTGCGGTGGCGACAAGCAGGCCGCACAGCAGCCGGCTGCCGACGGTGCTGCCGCTCCGGCCGCTGCCGGTGCCAAGGTGACCGCCGAGGTCTCCGGCGCGGGCGCATCCTTCATCTTCCCGCTGGTCTCCAAGTGGTCGGCTGACTACAACGCCAGCACCGGTGCCAAGATCAACTACCAGTCGATCGGCTCCGGCGGCGGCATCGCCCAGATCAAGGCCGGCACCGTCGACTTCGGTTCCTCGGACAAGCCGCTGAGCAGCGAAGAGCTGGGCCAGGCCGGCCTGGCCCAGTTCCCGTCCGCCATCGGCGGCGTGGTGCCGGTGGTCAACATCGAAGGCCTGGAAGGCGGCAAGCTGCGCCTGAGCGGCGCCCTGCTGGCCGACATCTTCCTGGGCAAGGTCAAGACCTGGAACGATCCGGCCATCGTCGCCGCCAACCCGGGCGTGAAGCTGCCGGACGGCAAGATCACCCTGGTCCACCGTTCGGATGGTTCGGGCACCACCTTCAACTTCTCCAACTACCTGTCCAAGGTCAGCCCGGACTGGAAGGCCAAGGTCGGCGAAGGCACCTCGGTGCAGTGGCCGGACGGCGTGGGTGGCAAGGGCAATGAAGGCGTCGCGTCCTACGTGAAGCAGATCAAGGGTTCGATCGGCTACGTCGAACTGGCCTACGCGCTGCAGAACGGCATGCCGTACACCGCCATGCAGAACGCGGCCGGCAACTGGGTCGAGCCGAGCGCGGAGACCTTCGCCGCCGCGGCCGCCAGCGCCGACTGGGCCAGCGCCAAGGACTTCAACCTGGTCATCACCAATGCCCCGGGCGACCAGGCGTGGCCGATCACCGCCACCAACTTCATGCTGATGCAGAAGCAGCCGAAGGACGCCAAGCGCAACCAGGACACCCTGGCCTTCTTCAAGTGGGCCTTCGAGAACGGCCAGGCCCAGGCCAACGAGCTGCACTACGTGCCGCTGCCGGCCGAACTGGTCAAGCAGATCGAGGCCTACTGGGCGA